Part of the Chitinophagaceae bacterium genome is shown below.
GAAAGAGATGTTTTGAGAGTCATTTTTATTATATTTTTCTAAAAGTATACATAGTAAATAGTTACCAATAAGCAAAATACATAATATCTTATTATTTTATTTTTTCACCAGTATAAATCGATCAAGAGCGATATCTTTTAATAAATAAAAAACAAGAAAATGAAAGCAAAATATGTAGACCCCTTTACGGATTTCGGTTTTAAGAAAATCTTTGGAGAAGAAGCAAGTAAATCAATATTAATGGACTTTTTGAATGCTTTACTGTCCAATAATGATAAAATAATTGATTTGACTTTGAAGAATACTGAACATCTGGGTCAGGGATTAGTTGACAGAAAAGCGATTTACGACCTTTACTGTGAAAATGAGAAGGGCGAGAAATTTATTGTAGAACTACAAAAAACAAAGCAGAATTATTTCAAAGAAAGAACAGTTTATTATTCCACTTTTCCCATAAGAGAGCAAGCAGAAAAAGGAGAATGGAAATTCCAATTAAAAGCCGTGTATTGTATAGGGATATTGGACTTTACTTTTAACGATTACAAAACAGAATCAGAAAAAAACGAAGTGATGCATACCATTCAATTAAAGAACCAACACGGTAAAATATTTTATGATAAGCTTACTTTCCTATATTTGGAAGTGCCTAATTTCAAAAAGACCGAAGCAGAACTTGTAACCCGTTTGGATAAATGGTTATATTTTATTAAACATTTAGAGGACTTGCAAACCATCCCTACAATTATGGGAGATGATATTTTTACTCAGGCATTTGATAAAGCCGCTCTTGCAAAATTCACTGAAAAAGATATATATGATTATGAAGTGAGTTTGAAGCACTACAGAGATTATTATAATACTATTGACTATGCTTTTGGTGAAGGAGAAATAAAAGGAGAAATAAAAGGAGAAACAAAAGAAAAAATAAAAAGAATCATAAAAGATCTCAAAAGAGGAAAACTCACACTTACTGAAATAGCAGAGGACTCTAGTGTATCCTTAGATTTTGTAATGCAAATAAAAACAGAAAACAATCTCTAAAAGAAAACAAATCATTGAGAATTATCCACTGTTCCTATCTAAAAAAAACTATTTTGCAATGAAATTACAAATGTATGGAACATATCAAAAAACAATAATATTTACACATCAGTAGAAAATAAAACAAATACAAAACCAATAAAACAAAGTAAAACAATGAATGTAATACATACATTAGCAATAGCAGCGGGATTATTTGGATGCGTGGCTCTGGGAAATGCACAAACTTACAGAGACAGAGACAATGACGGTCTCATAGAAATATATAATATAGAACAATTGGACTCCATCAGATATAACCTCGGAAGTACAGCAGGTAAGGTAGCTTGTGGTACCGATAGCTGTACAGGGTATGAACTCACGAGAAGCTTAGATTTTAATAGTGCATCTTCTTATAGATCAGGAACTGTCAATACTTCCTTTACCACAGGAAGTGGTTGGAATCCTATTGGAACATATTCAACTCCTTCCACTGGTACGGAATTTAATGCTACCTTTGAAGGCAATACTTATACCATAGATCATCTGTATATAAACCGCCCATCTACTAATGATGTAGGTCTTTTTGGATATACACAACAGAGCAGTAGTAGGATCAGAAATATAGGTCTCAGGAATGTATCTGTCAGGGGTAATTCTAGGGTCGGCGGATTGGTGGGATCGAATAGAGGAACCATCAGCCAAAGTTATGCCACAGGATCTGTCACGAGTAATAATAACTCTGTCGGAGGATTGGTGGGAGGGAATAGTGGAACCATCAGCCAAAGCTATGCTACGGGAGATGTCTCGGGTTCTGATCGTGTCGGCGGATTGGTGGGAAGTAGTAATAGAACCATAAGCCAATGCTATGCTACGGGATCTGT
Proteins encoded:
- a CDS encoding Rpn family recombination-promoting nuclease/putative transposase, coding for MKAKYVDPFTDFGFKKIFGEEASKSILMDFLNALLSNNDKIIDLTLKNTEHLGQGLVDRKAIYDLYCENEKGEKFIVELQKTKQNYFKERTVYYSTFPIREQAEKGEWKFQLKAVYCIGILDFTFNDYKTESEKNEVMHTIQLKNQHGKIFYDKLTFLYLEVPNFKKTEAELVTRLDKWLYFIKHLEDLQTIPTIMGDDIFTQAFDKAALAKFTEKDIYDYEVSLKHYRDYYNTIDYAFGEGEIKGEIKGETKEKIKRIIKDLKRGKLTLTEIAEDSSVSLDFVMQIKTENNL